The following is a genomic window from Moorella sp. Hama-1.
TTTTTTGTACTGTCAGACTTTTAGGCGCCATCCCCGCAGGCCAGAAAATCTCTTGTAGTTCTTCTGGGTTGACCCCTGGATGTTGAGCAGGATTATCGCGATAATACCACAAGAAAATTATTGACCACAAGATACCAACAGCACCTAACATATAGAAAGGCATTTGCCAACCTTTCCAAACCATAATTGCAACTACAATCGGAGGAGCAATGGCTCCACCAAAACGAGAGGCAGCATGGGTTATCCCCTGTAAAAAGCCTCTAGCTTCAGGAGGAAACCACGATGCCATTGCTCTGGTCGCCACTGGGAATCCACCAGCTTCCCCAAAACCGAAGAGAAGTCTGAAAACAAATAGAGAACTAAAACTCCAAGCGATTCCAGTAAGCATAGTAAAAATAGACCACCAACTCATCAATATACTCAAAACTTTTCGTGGCCCAAACCGGTCGCCCAAGGCACCACCTATAATTTGTAAAAGAGCATATGGCCAAGCGAAAGCTGAAAAAATCAAACCCATATCTGTTTTATTAAAATGGAATACCTTCATCATTGTAGGGGCTGTAACTGATATATTTACCCGATCAAGATAAGAAATCAAATAAAGCAGACATAAAAGAAAGAGAACTATATATCGTTTTTTACTAGCGCCAGGAACTCGCATTCCTCTTATCGCTCCATGATTTGTTATGTCACTCATTTTTACCACTCCTATTTAAAATTGCTAATCAAAGAAATCTAACGAAATGAGAGCCTTCTCTCACTCACCATGTTATATCTTGCCTATCAAACTAAGCGTTATTTCATGTCTCTTATGGACCCGAAATAATGGAGAAGGTAACCCCGATAAATGTCTGCATTAAACCCTGCTATAAATTTACCCTGCGTTACTCATAGCTACTATTTCTCATTTAAATAAAAACTTGGCCACCTCCTTCTGCGCTATGTTCATGAGGTAACATTCATTAACAAATAAAACTCCTCACCTCCGATTTTTATTTTATCGTAATAATAATTTACCAGACAAATCAATATTAATTATAGCCCTATAAAAACCATTTATAATGCCGCTAATGTATATCAAAATTGCAGTCTTTTTCTAATAACCTAGTTCCTCCCCAATAAGTACGACATAAAAATCCTGGTTGCCATCCGGGCACATTTCAATAATTGTCGTAACCCGGCACGATTTATCAGGTAAGTTACATTCAATGCAATGCCCGGCCACGGCACAGGCTTTACCCCACTGGCGGCGGTGGGAGTTGAGGGGTGTAGCCACATCCTTAATGCGCCTGAGGCCGGCCTCAACATTGGGTACTACTTTATTGATACCGGCGACCATTATCGTACGCCGGGGGCCAAAAATCATGGCCGCCACTCTATTGCCCGTAAAATCAGTGTTCAATAACCGACCATCCAAAGTAATAGCATTACAGCCGGTCAAAAAAACGTCGGCTGTAAGCTGGTTCCGGCGCACGGCCATATTCTCTTCCTTCGTAAGCCCTGGTGCCCAATGATCATATACTATATGGCCACGTTTTTTTAACTCTTCTACTAATCCCAGTTCACGAATGGTTACCGATCCACTGATGCCCACGCTGCTTCCTGCAGGTGTCAATTTAAGTACTTCCTCCCTGGCCTCCTGGGTAGTCATAACATAGCTGGCCTGGAAACCCCTTTTTTGCAAGGCTTCCCTTACCTTCTGACCAATTTGCCCGTTTCGCCAATCCCTGCTTTGATTAAAGCTATCTGACAGGCTCATAATTCTTACCCTCCCATAAAATATTCACAAAAATACTCATAGATAGGCTGCCGCCAATCCTTGCCATTTTAATCCTGCTCATTAATCATCTTCCAAAAACGCTTTTTGTTGCTCCGGCAAAATTGCAAAAACTGCTCCGCCAATGGATGTCGCAGGTCTCTGGAGTAAATAAGATTGATATTGCGCTTAAGACACAAGCCTTGTACACTAACCTTGGCCAGGGTCTTCAAACGTACTTCTCTAGCTACCACCCATTCGGAAAGGACAGCTACGCCGAAATTAAGTTCCACCCACTTTTTAATGGCCTCATGGCTATTTAATTCTAGGAAGACACTTAGCTTTTCTGGATCAAAACCTGCTTCCTTTAAAGCGTTTTCCCAAAGCTGCCGGGAGCTGGAACCCACTTCTCGCAAAATAAACCTTTCTTCATAAACCTCGGCCGGGGTAATACTACCCCGTTCAGCCCAGGGATGATCACTATTAACGATGATGACCAGGTTATCCGTTAACCAGTGGTCACAAACGAGATTCCTATTCTGGCAGTCGCCGGCAACAATTGCCATATCGCTTTCATCCTCTAAAATAGATCGATAGACTTCATCTCTATTACCCAGGAAGATAGCAATTTCGGCTTGCGGAAATTCATTTTTAAAAAAGCCTACCACCTGTGGTAGAATATATTCAGCAATGGTATAGGTCGCGCCGATGCGTAAATGACCGCGTAAAATCCCTCCCAGTGTTTCAAGCTCGGCCTGGGCCCGGTTGTAAAGAGCAATAATTTGCTGGGCATAAAGGTAAAGTTTTCTGCCCGCCGGTGTGGGTACCACGGATTTATTATCACGTTGCAATAATTTAATGCCATAATACTTTTCAAGATTACGGATCTGGGTGGTAACGGCCGGCTGGGTTAAATGCAATTCCTGGGCAGCGTGAGAAAAACTCTTCTTTTCCACCACAGTAATAAAGGTTAAAAGCTGGCCGTCCAGGGCCCCTCACCTCCTTTGTCATCGTTCACTTAAACTATTCGCTGTTTCACATTAATTACCTTCTTTGGCTGAAAGGGGATGAAAGACTTTATGCTTTTGACATGGTTGACTGCCTCCCTGGCAATCGCCCTGGCAGCCACTTTACAGGGAATAACGGGTTTCGGTTTTGCCCTCATCGCGGTCCCCCTGTTGATGCTCGTTTTTGATGCCCATACGGCAGTTGTTTTAAATCTGCTTATTTCCTTCTGTACCCAGTTAGCTTTAAGCCTCCGGGTGCGGGAGGGGGTTGTTCGCCCTTTACTTATCCATCTCTTCGGAGGTAGCCTTATTGGTATACCGGTGGGTTTGTATGTTTTTCTCCATTTCAATATGCAAAACCTGAAGATATTCATCAGCGCCATTACTATTTTCTTTGCCTTAGCTTTGCTTAAAAACATAAGGATCGAAAAACTGGCTGGCCGGTGGGTGGAAAACCTGGTCGGGAGCCTCTCCGGTTTTTTAAGTACCAGCGTGGGGATTCCCGGGCCACCAGTGGTCCTGTTTTTAAACCATCAAGATCTATGTAAAGAGAACTTCCGGGCAACAGCATCGGCCTATTTCACCTTTCTCTATAGTGTCAGCCTTATTTTCCTGGGTTTTTCCGGCAGTGTTAGCCAGAGTATTGCCGCCAAGGCCTTCACCCTTTTACCATTTGCCTTTTTAGGCAGCTACCTGGGGGTTTACCTCTTCCCCCGGGTTTCCCAGAGGCACTTCCAGTACGGCGTACCCCTGCTGGTTGTAGCCACCGGAATTTACTCCTTGCTGACAACTATACTCTAAACGGCCCCGGTTCAAATAACAATCCTAGTAAAAGTTCCAGGCCCGGCAATAATTTATGGCCAGCCCAACTTACCCCCCGATTACCTCATACACCAGGGGTTGCGGGGCGGGCGGTGCGGCGGCCAGGGTATAGGCCGCCAGGAACCTCTGCCGCGCCGCCGCCAGGTTGGTCCGGTCGTTGACGTGGAAGACGGCCAGGGGTTCACCGGCGCGGACGTAATCGCCACGGCGTTTCTTCAGTTCAATACCCACCGCCAGGTCGATGGGGCTTTCTTTAGTCATCCGCCCGGCCCCCAGGAGCATGGCCGCTTCGCCCACCAGGTGCGCCTGGACGGCGCTAATGTAGCCGCTCCCCGCAGCGGCTATCATCACTTGTTCCCTGGATGCAGGCAGGAGTTCCGGCCGGTCGACTACCGCCGGGTCGCCGCCCTGGGCGGCGATGAACTGCCGGAATTTGGCCAGGGCGGCGCCGCTGGCCAGGAGGTCCTCCAGGCGCCGGCGCGCCTCTTCTACATTGCTGGTGGCTTCAGGGAGCGATCCCTCCCGGCCCTGGTACACCTCCCCGGCGCGGCCGGCTGCTCCAGGCGGAAATCCTTCAAGGCGCTGGTCCGCCTTTCTGGTACCAGGGGTAGTTCCAGCCGATATTCCTTCCCATTGCCGGCACACGTCCCCGCTATCGCCTACTCCGGCCAGCAGGAGCATCTGGCTGCCCAGGGTCAGGCAGACCTCCCGCAGCTCCCGCGGCCCGCCTCCGGACAAAACGGCGATGGCCTCCCGGACCTCCAGGGCATTGCCTACCATCATCCCCAGGGGTTCGTCCATGTTGGTGATAACGGCCACTACCCGCCGCCCGACGTCCCGGCCCAATTCCACCATAGTCCGGGCGAGTTCCCGGGCGGAATCCAGGTCGGGCATAAAGGCGCCGCTGCCCACCTTGACGTCCAGGACGATGGCGTCGGCGCCGGCGGCGATCTTCTTGCTCATGACACTGCTGGCAATGAGGGGGATACTCTCTACCGTCGCCGTGACGTCCCGCAGGGCGTAAAGTTTGCCGTCGGCCGGGGCGAGTTGCCCCGTCGGGGCGGTGACGGCCAGGCCGATGGCCTTTACCTGACGGACCATTTCTTCCCGTTCCAGCTGCACCCGGAAGCCGGGGATGGACTCCAGCTTGTCAATGGTACCGCCGGTATGCCCCAGGCCACGGCCGGACATCTTGACCACCGACACCCCGGCGGCGGCCACCAGGGGCGCCAGCACCAGGGTGGTGGTGTCGGCCACGCCACCGGTGCTGTGCTTGTCGACCTTGACGCCGGGGATGGCACTCCAGTCGACCTGCTCCCCGGAGGCCACCATGGCCCGGGTGAGTGCCGCCGTTTCCTCCCGGCTCAGGCCGCGGAAATAGACGGCCATGAGGAAAGCAGCCATCTGGTAGTCGGGAATTGCCCCGGCCGTATAATCGCCAATCATGGCCTCGATTTCCGCCGGCTCCAGGGCTTGCCCCTCGCGCTTGCGGCGGATTAAGTCGAGCATTTGCATTTATGTAACCTCCTCGTCATATTTTAGCTGCCCCCTACTTATTAATCATCTGTCACTGTTCCCAGTAAATACTAATACAATAACATTTTAGATTCTCCTGTTAACCATAACTTAATACCCCGAACACTTGCAGTAATGGTTACTATTAGTTATAATACCGGGAGAGATAGCTATTAGTTTAGGAAGGGGCATTAGATAATGCGTCTATTTACAAAAAATATTGACCCATCAACTGCAATGGAAGAAATACCTGTCAGCCGGGCCGGGCTGGATGAACTGCGGGCAACCCTGGCTGCCGTCCAGGAGGGTGACCTCCGGGACGGCAGCCTGCATCCGGCGGTAACCGGGCCCCTGCAGGGGGTATATGACGGTATCCGCGCCTGCCGGGAGCACCTGAACAATCTCTTTATCGAAGTAACTGTTTCCCTGAGCCGGGTCGTCAATTTCGCCGCCAACACCAACATCTTCGCCGGCCAGATGGCCACGGCCGCCGCCGACCAGGCCGAACAGCTCCAGGAGGCCACGGCCGCCATGGAGGAAATGGCCGCCAACGCCGACGACCTGGCCACCCGGACGGCGGCCCTGGCCCGGGAGGCGGCGGAAGGCCGGGAGAACCTGGCCGCCAACATCCAGGTGGTCCATGCGGCCCTGGGTGAGTTCCGTTCCCTCAAGGCCACCATGGCCGGGCTGGCCGGGCAGGTCCAGGCCTGGCAGGAGCAAGCCGAAGCAGCCCGGGAGATTATCAAGAGCATTGCTGCCATCGCCGCCAGAACCCGCCTGCTGGCCCTGAACGCTAGCATCGAGGCTGCCCGGGCCGGGGCCGCCGGTAGAACTTTTACCGTCGTGGCTGATGAGGTCAAAAAGCTGGCCGAAGCCGCGACTGGAGCTGCTGACAACGTCCGCGATCGGATTAATGCTATGGCCGCCACCGCGGAGCAAACAACGGCTATGGTCCAAAACGCCGTCCAGGCGGCCGGCCGGGGCGCCGGCCTGGCCGGGGACGCCTCCGACCGCCTGCAGGAGGTCCTGGCTATTTTCGATGGCATCAACGCTAAGACCCAGCACATCTCCGCCGGGGTGGAGGAGTCGGCTTCCCTGGTGGAGGAGCTGGCTACCAGCGTCAGCAACATCGCCGCCCTGGCCGACCGGGTGGGGGACGACGCCGGCCAGACCGTCGACCAGGTGGTGGCCGTAACCCGCCAGGCGGAAGACTTGCGCCAGCTCCTGGGCCGCCTGCGCCTGAACCTTGGTACCTGGGACCTCCTGGAGCTGGCCAAGACCGACCACCTGCTGTGGATGCAGCGGGTTTATAACTTCATGCAAGGGCGTGTAGAACTGACCCCG
Proteins encoded in this region:
- a CDS encoding thymidine phosphorylase, which gives rise to MQMLDLIRRKREGQALEPAEIEAMIGDYTAGAIPDYQMAAFLMAVYFRGLSREETAALTRAMVASGEQVDWSAIPGVKVDKHSTGGVADTTTLVLAPLVAAAGVSVVKMSGRGLGHTGGTIDKLESIPGFRVQLEREEMVRQVKAIGLAVTAPTGQLAPADGKLYALRDVTATVESIPLIASSVMSKKIAAGADAIVLDVKVGSGAFMPDLDSARELARTMVELGRDVGRRVVAVITNMDEPLGMMVGNALEVREAIAVLSGGGPRELREVCLTLGSQMLLLAGVGDSGDVCRQWEGISAGTTPGTRKADQRLEGFPPGAAGRAGEVYQGREGSLPEATSNVEEARRRLEDLLASGAALAKFRQFIAAQGGDPAVVDRPELLPASREQVMIAAAGSGYISAVQAHLVGEAAMLLGAGRMTKESPIDLAVGIELKKRRGDYVRAGEPLAVFHVNDRTNLAAARQRFLAAYTLAAAPPAPQPLVYEVIGG
- a CDS encoding LysR family transcriptional regulator; amino-acid sequence: MDGQLLTFITVVEKKSFSHAAQELHLTQPAVTTQIRNLEKYYGIKLLQRDNKSVVPTPAGRKLYLYAQQIIALYNRAQAELETLGGILRGHLRIGATYTIAEYILPQVVGFFKNEFPQAEIAIFLGNRDEVYRSILEDESDMAIVAGDCQNRNLVCDHWLTDNLVIIVNSDHPWAERGSITPAEVYEERFILREVGSSSRQLWENALKEAGFDPEKLSVFLELNSHEAIKKWVELNFGVAVLSEWVVAREVRLKTLAKVSVQGLCLKRNINLIYSRDLRHPLAEQFLQFCRSNKKRFWKMINEQD
- a CDS encoding sulfite exporter TauE/SafE family protein — protein: MLLTWLTASLAIALAATLQGITGFGFALIAVPLLMLVFDAHTAVVLNLLISFCTQLALSLRVREGVVRPLLIHLFGGSLIGIPVGLYVFLHFNMQNLKIFISAITIFFALALLKNIRIEKLAGRWVENLVGSLSGFLSTSVGIPGPPVVLFLNHQDLCKENFRATASAYFTFLYSVSLIFLGFSGSVSQSIAAKAFTLLPFAFLGSYLGVYLFPRVSQRHFQYGVPLLVVATGIYSLLTTIL
- a CDS encoding lactate utilization protein; the encoded protein is MSLSDSFNQSRDWRNGQIGQKVREALQKRGFQASYVMTTQEAREEVLKLTPAGSSVGISGSVTIRELGLVEELKKRGHIVYDHWAPGLTKEENMAVRRNQLTADVFLTGCNAITLDGRLLNTDFTGNRVAAMIFGPRRTIMVAGINKVVPNVEAGLRRIKDVATPLNSHRRQWGKACAVAGHCIECNLPDKSCRVTTIIEMCPDGNQDFYVVLIGEELGY
- a CDS encoding methyl-accepting chemotaxis protein, which codes for MRLFTKNIDPSTAMEEIPVSRAGLDELRATLAAVQEGDLRDGSLHPAVTGPLQGVYDGIRACREHLNNLFIEVTVSLSRVVNFAANTNIFAGQMATAAADQAEQLQEATAAMEEMAANADDLATRTAALAREAAEGRENLAANIQVVHAALGEFRSLKATMAGLAGQVQAWQEQAEAAREIIKSIAAIAARTRLLALNASIEAARAGAAGRTFTVVADEVKKLAEAATGAADNVRDRINAMAATAEQTTAMVQNAVQAAGRGAGLAGDASDRLQEVLAIFDGINAKTQHISAGVEESASLVEELATSVSNIAALADRVGDDAGQTVDQVVAVTRQAEDLRQLLGRLRLNLGTWDLLELAKTDHLLWMQRVYNFMQGRVELTPEAVTSHHACRLGRWYDAEANPAVTNHPAFRELDAPHRQVHDLARQIVQAARSGDRDTASRLQQQLGSASHQVIDLLGQLQEQVALKKISA
- a CDS encoding MFS transporter, with the translated sequence MSDITNHGAIRGMRVPGASKKRYIVLFLLCLLYLISYLDRVNISVTAPTMMKVFHFNKTDMGLIFSAFAWPYALLQIIGGALGDRFGPRKVLSILMSWWSIFTMLTGIAWSFSSLFVFRLLFGFGEAGGFPVATRAMASWFPPEARGFLQGITHAASRFGGAIAPPIVVAIMVWKGWQMPFYMLGAVGILWSIIFLWYYRDNPAQHPGVNPEELQEIFWPAGMAPKSLTVQKNTIPWHKIVRSKDIWALVFSDFCYGYSLWVYLTWLPTYLVNGRHFAIVKMGFYAMLPLLGGMLGDIVGGVLSDYLWKKTGSLKIARRLTVCGAMLMSLVFTLFGAFTPNGIAAVIYLTIAFFFLECANANLWATSMDLGGTEFSGTVSGIMNTGFGVAGMVSPVIFGAIVDATNSWILPFMVSNCLLLIGALTILIVNPESTVVYSSMSRIEGV